In a genomic window of bacterium:
- a CDS encoding UTP--glucose-1-phosphate uridylyltransferase, which produces MRGAGLPGLAIETFRHAFTRFAAGEQGTISCRDISPVDDLPRSTELHDVRDAGRVALDRTVVVKLNGGLGTTMGMTQAKSLLPAKDGHSFLDVIVGQVLHLRREHGCRLPLVLMNSFRTRDASLAALARYPTLPVLGIPLDFLQHKVPRITRDGLAPVSWPREPEHEWCPPGHGDIYAALETSGTLAALLDGGFEHAFVSNADNLGAVLDLDILGWFASSGAPFAMEVAERTEADKKGGHLARGRDGGLLLRESAQCPEDERADFQDIAVHRYFNTNNLWVNLRALRSALDAYRGVLPLPLIANEKPVDPDDPRSPRVVQLESAMGAAIAIFPGARALCVPRARLVPVKTTSDLLALWSDAYLLAPDWHVVVSPRRTLGPLYVDLDQTFFRQVPELEARFPAGAPSLVDCARFVVEGDVRFAGRAVARGNVTLRAGDGARVVPDGAVLEG; this is translated from the coding sequence ATGCGCGGCGCGGGGCTTCCCGGTCTCGCGATCGAGACCTTCCGGCACGCGTTCACGCGCTTCGCCGCCGGCGAGCAGGGCACCATCTCGTGCCGCGACATCAGCCCCGTCGACGACCTGCCGCGCAGCACCGAGCTCCACGACGTGCGCGACGCCGGCCGCGTCGCGCTCGACCGTACCGTCGTCGTGAAGCTGAACGGCGGCCTCGGCACGACCATGGGCATGACGCAGGCGAAGTCGCTTCTGCCCGCGAAGGACGGGCACTCGTTCCTCGACGTCATCGTCGGCCAGGTCCTGCACCTGCGCCGCGAGCACGGCTGCCGCCTGCCGCTCGTGCTCATGAACAGCTTCCGCACCCGCGACGCCTCGCTCGCCGCGCTCGCGAGGTATCCGACGCTGCCGGTGCTCGGCATCCCGCTCGACTTCCTCCAGCACAAGGTGCCGCGCATCACGCGCGACGGGCTCGCGCCGGTGTCGTGGCCGCGGGAGCCGGAGCACGAGTGGTGTCCGCCCGGGCACGGCGACATCTACGCGGCGCTGGAGACGTCGGGCACGCTGGCGGCGCTGCTCGACGGCGGCTTCGAGCACGCGTTCGTGTCCAACGCCGACAACCTCGGCGCCGTGCTCGACCTCGACATCCTCGGCTGGTTCGCGTCGAGCGGCGCACCCTTCGCGATGGAGGTCGCCGAGCGGACCGAGGCCGACAAGAAGGGCGGGCACCTCGCGCGCGGCCGTGACGGCGGACTCCTCCTGCGCGAGAGCGCGCAGTGCCCCGAGGACGAGAGGGCCGACTTCCAGGACATCGCCGTCCACCGCTACTTCAACACCAACAACCTGTGGGTGAACCTGCGCGCGCTGCGCAGCGCGCTCGACGCCTACCGCGGCGTCCTGCCGCTGCCGCTGATCGCCAACGAGAAGCCGGTCGATCCCGACGATCCGCGCTCGCCCCGCGTGGTGCAGCTCGAGAGCGCGATGGGCGCCGCGATCGCGATCTTCCCCGGGGCCCGCGCGCTCTGCGTGCCGCGGGCGCGGCTCGTGCCGGTGAAGACCACGTCCGACCTGCTCGCGCTCTGGTCCGACGCCTACCTGCTGGCGCCGGACTGGCACGTGGTCGTGTCGCCGCGGCGCACGCTGGGGCCGCTCTACGTCGATCTCGACCAGACCTTCTTCCGCCAGGTGCCCGAGCTGGAGGCGCGCTTCCCCGCCGGGGCGCCCTCGCTCGTCGACTGCGCGCGCTTCGTCGTCGAGGGCGACGTCCGCTTCGCCGGCCGG
- a CDS encoding phosphatidylinositol-specific phospholipase C1-like protein: MRTRLLAPVLAVAVLAAAPCADLLVPEPADAAPVKTARCRRAASKLEALERRIERARRARPARARRLARLGRSIADRCVALNQVQVLGTHNSYHIQPGPQLFPILVAFSPLFLDVEYTHVPLEEQLETQGIRQIELDVFADPHGGLYARRGALTVIGRDPDTNIPELLAPGFKVLHTQDVDFETTCLTFVDCLRTVKAWSDANRGHLPIMIMVELKDDPIPDPGLDFAIPIPILGPELDALDAEIRSVFPPERLITPDDVRGKAATLDEAVRTRGWPSLRESRGRVLFALDNGGAKSALYREGRPSLEGRVLFTNADPGAPDAAFVKRNDPIGDTDIPDLVATGYIVRTRADGDTREARSGDTAPREAALASGAQYVSTDYPVPNPDFGTGYQVAIPDGAPGRCNPVNAPRGCRSWALETPTD, encoded by the coding sequence ATGCGGACTCGTCTGCTCGCCCCCGTGCTCGCCGTCGCCGTCCTCGCCGCCGCGCCGTGCGCCGATCTCCTCGTGCCGGAGCCGGCCGACGCCGCCCCCGTGAAGACCGCGCGCTGCCGCCGTGCGGCCAGCAAGCTCGAGGCCCTCGAGCGCCGCATCGAGCGCGCCCGCCGCGCGCGGCCCGCACGCGCGAGGCGGCTCGCCCGCCTCGGCCGCTCGATCGCCGACCGCTGCGTGGCGCTCAACCAGGTGCAGGTGCTGGGAACGCACAATAGCTACCATATCCAACCCGGCCCGCAGCTGTTCCCCATCCTGGTCGCCTTCAGCCCGCTCTTCCTCGACGTCGAGTACACGCACGTCCCGCTGGAGGAGCAGCTCGAGACGCAGGGCATCCGCCAGATCGAGCTCGACGTCTTCGCCGACCCGCACGGCGGCCTCTACGCGCGCCGCGGCGCCCTCACCGTCATCGGCCGGGACCCCGACACGAACATCCCCGAGCTGCTCGCGCCGGGCTTCAAGGTCCTGCACACGCAGGACGTCGACTTCGAGACCACGTGCCTCACCTTCGTCGACTGCCTCCGCACGGTGAAGGCGTGGTCCGACGCCAACCGCGGCCACCTGCCGATCATGATCATGGTCGAGCTGAAGGACGACCCGATTCCCGACCCCGGCCTCGACTTCGCGATCCCGATCCCGATCCTCGGGCCGGAGCTCGACGCGCTCGACGCCGAGATCCGCAGCGTCTTCCCGCCGGAGCGGCTGATCACGCCCGACGACGTGCGCGGCAAGGCCGCGACGCTCGACGAGGCGGTGCGCACGCGCGGCTGGCCGTCGCTGCGCGAGAGCCGCGGCCGCGTGCTGTTCGCGCTCGACAACGGCGGCGCCAAGTCGGCGCTCTATCGGGAAGGCCGCCCGAGCCTCGAGGGCCGCGTGCTCTTCACGAACGCCGATCCCGGCGCGCCCGACGCCGCCTTCGTCAAGCGCAACGACCCGATCGGCGACACCGACATCCCGGACCTCGTCGCCACGGGCTACATCGTGCGCACACGGGCCGACGGCGACACGCGCGAGGCCCGCAGCGGCGACACCGCGCCGCGCGAAGCGGCGCTGGCGAGCGGGGCCCAGTACGTCAGCACCGACTACCCGGTGCCGAACCCGGACTTCGGTACCGGATACCAGGTCGCGATCCCCGACGGCGCGCCGGGCCGCTGCAATCCGGTGAACGCGCCGCGGGGGTGCCGGTCGTGGGCGCTCGAGACGCCCACCGACTGA